The following proteins are co-located in the Gossypium hirsutum isolate 1008001.06 chromosome A02, Gossypium_hirsutum_v2.1, whole genome shotgun sequence genome:
- the LOC121209671 gene encoding uncharacterized protein yields MGICSSCESTQITTAKLILQDGRLQEFPYPVKVSYVLQRNPMCFICNSDEMDFDDVVSAIEEDEELQPGQLYFALPLTWLKHPLQAEEMAALAVKASSALMKSGGCGGEKSGSRRKTVIPFEFAGESPSRKVGSGIGCGGGKRGGGGGGRGGGSLRLC; encoded by the coding sequence ATGGGTATTTGTAGTTCATGTGAGTCGACTCAAATAACGACGGCTAAGTTGATCCTACAAGACGGAAGGTTACAGGAATTTCCGTACCCTGTAAAGGTTTCTTACGTATTGCAAAGGAACCCCATGTGTTTCATTTGTAACTCCGATGAGATGGATTTCGACGACGTCGTTTCCGCCATTGAAGAAGACGAAGAGCTTCAACCTGGTCAGCTTTACTTTGCTTTGCCGTTGACTTGGCTTAAACATCCTTTACAAGCTGAAGAAATGGCTGCATTGGCTGTCAAAGCTAGCTCGGCTTTAATGAAAAGTGGCGGCTGCGGTGGTGAAAAATCTGGGTCGCGGCGTAAAACTGTTATCCCTTTCGAGTTTGCGGGTGAGTCTCCAAGCCGGAAAGTTGGTTCCGGCATCGGTTGTGGCGGAGGGAAGAGAGGGGGAGGGGGAGGGGGAAGGGGAGGAGGAAGTTTACGGCTATGTTGA